One Mercenaria mercenaria strain notata chromosome 12, MADL_Memer_1, whole genome shotgun sequence DNA segment encodes these proteins:
- the LOC128547307 gene encoding uncharacterized protein LOC128547307 translates to MSKVLIVGILACLSATIIGIISTAIPYWEYLHGSFLGQEGTLNIGLWRTCIKYKTIVASRSACADTQIDKDWWKAVQSLMLLGNGVLALSTLLGCLYYKTNAQSYVQGTVFTALLGGIMLITAVIVFEWRKRSINHLSVRVSS, encoded by the exons ATGAGTAAAGTGTTAATTGTTGGTATACTGGCGTGTCTATCGGCTACCATTATCGGTATTATAAGTACAGCTATTCCGTACTGGGAATATCTACATGGCAGTTTCCTTGGTCAAGAGGGTACACTTAATATCGGATTATGGAGAACatgcataaaatataaaacaatcgtTGCGAGTAGGTCCGCATGTGCTGATACACAAATTG ACAAAGACTGGTGGAAAGCGGTCCAGTCCTTGATGCTATTGGGAAATGGGGTTTTGGCACTGAGTACTCTCCTCGGCTGTCTATATTACAAAACCAACGCACAAAGTTATGTGCAAGGCACTGTTTTCACGGCTTTACTCGGAG GTATTATGCTCATCACAGCAGTAATCGTGTTTGAGTGGAGGAAAAGGAGCATAAATCATCTTTCAGTGCGAGTTTCATCTTAA